The Bacillus xiapuensis genome window below encodes:
- the uraH gene encoding hydroxyisourate hydrolase, producing the protein MKGLTTHILDLTHGQPASGVDIELYRLEGAGKHLLHTAATNTDGRLDNPLLPFDNMRTGEYELLFYIGDYFRKKGVPLSNPAFLDKVSVRIGLDGRSPRYHVPLLISPWGYQVYRGS; encoded by the coding sequence ATGAAGGGACTGACTACCCATATTTTGGACTTAACCCATGGCCAGCCTGCTTCAGGGGTGGATATTGAGCTCTACCGTTTGGAAGGAGCCGGCAAGCATTTACTGCACACTGCCGCCACTAACACGGATGGGCGGCTGGATAATCCACTTCTCCCTTTCGATAACATGCGGACTGGAGAGTATGAACTGCTGTTTTATATAGGAGATTATTTCAGGAAGAAAGGGGTGCCTCTATCAAATCCAGCCTTTCTCGATAAGGTATCCGTGCGAATCGGCCTTGATGGCCGCTCGCCCCGTTATCATGTCCCGTTGCTCATTTCTCCATGGGGCTATCAAGTCTACCGGGGCAGCTAA
- a CDS encoding NAD(P)-binding domain-containing protein has translation MSLEALNKQVKTDLSYLTFGKNDWVRPLCHPEGHVYDAVIIGGGQCGLGITFGLLRERISNILVIDENPEGQEGPWTTYARMMTLRTPKDLTSIDLGIPSLTFRSWWEAQFGSKSWEEMVKIPRGEWMNYLRWYRKVLNLPVINEVKLKLIQPLEEGIYRLHIEGAGAPSSTLLARKVILATGIQGGGEWHVPPMITEKLPHSLYAHTSEDIHFKALKGKRIAVLGGGASAFDNTNFALSEGAAEVHVFVRRQKLPRINPIRQMEDSGLIEHFNVLSDADKYAVIAHFFKHNQPPTNDTFQRAAAWPGFHLHLGAPWLNVEPEEEGAAVTTPQGRFKFDFLIISTGLVTDPALRPELKLIESYIARWGDRYKAPAGISNPLLDAHPYLSAGFAFTSRYERHEKHLYGLFAFNYSALVSCGISASGLSGLKFGIPRLVSAVAGQFFLDNRKEILQDFYTYNEAEFTGEWTKKRVLHG, from the coding sequence ATGAGCTTAGAAGCTTTAAATAAACAAGTAAAAACCGATCTTTCTTATCTCACATTCGGCAAAAATGACTGGGTGCGGCCGCTTTGCCATCCCGAGGGTCATGTGTATGACGCCGTTATCATCGGAGGCGGCCAATGCGGCTTAGGGATTACTTTCGGCCTTTTGCGTGAACGAATTTCCAATATTCTTGTTATCGATGAAAATCCTGAAGGGCAGGAAGGGCCATGGACCACGTACGCCCGAATGATGACATTACGCACACCTAAGGATTTAACCTCTATTGACCTTGGTATTCCATCGCTTACATTTCGCTCTTGGTGGGAAGCTCAATTCGGATCAAAAAGCTGGGAAGAGATGGTGAAAATCCCAAGGGGCGAGTGGATGAACTATCTGCGCTGGTATCGGAAGGTGCTTAACTTGCCGGTTATAAACGAGGTAAAGCTGAAGCTCATACAGCCGCTCGAAGAAGGGATATACCGCCTGCATATCGAGGGAGCCGGCGCTCCTTCCAGCACTTTACTGGCCCGCAAAGTGATTTTAGCCACCGGCATTCAAGGGGGTGGCGAGTGGCATGTCCCGCCTATGATTACCGAAAAGCTGCCACACAGCCTCTATGCCCACACTTCTGAAGATATCCATTTCAAAGCGCTGAAGGGCAAGCGAATCGCTGTTTTGGGAGGCGGCGCCTCAGCTTTTGACAATACCAACTTTGCTTTATCAGAAGGGGCGGCTGAAGTTCATGTATTTGTCCGCCGCCAAAAGCTTCCGCGCATAAACCCAATCCGCCAAATGGAGGATTCTGGGCTGATTGAGCATTTCAATGTGCTATCCGACGCTGATAAATATGCCGTGATTGCCCATTTCTTTAAGCATAATCAGCCGCCTACCAATGACACCTTTCAGCGCGCAGCCGCCTGGCCCGGCTTTCACCTGCATTTAGGCGCACCTTGGCTGAATGTGGAGCCCGAAGAAGAAGGCGCAGCAGTCACCACGCCGCAAGGCCGATTTAAGTTTGACTTTCTAATTATTAGCACGGGTCTCGTCACCGATCCGGCATTGCGCCCGGAGCTGAAGCTTATCGAAAGCTATATTGCCCGCTGGGGAGACCGCTACAAGGCGCCGGCCGGGATATCGAATCCTTTGCTCGATGCCCACCCTTATCTCAGCGCTGGCTTTGCTTTCACAAGCCGTTATGAAAGACATGAGAAGCATCTGTATGGGCTGTTTGCTTTTAATTATTCCGCTTTAGTCAGCTGCGGCATTTCCGCCTCCGGGCTTTCCGGCTTGAAATTTGGAATTCCCAGACTGGTATCCGCCGTCGCGGGTCAGTTCTTCCTTGATAACCGCAAAGAAATACTGCAGGACTTCTACACTTATAACGAAGCAGAATTTACGGGAGAATGGACAAAAAAGCGCGTCCTGCATGGCTAA
- a CDS encoding AraC family transcriptional regulator, whose translation MKHKVETLPQHRIAYMRRVGQYGPANIEVMEKLKKWAKEKGLLESGTLFAIPQDNPKTTIPDNCRFDACIVIPNDYQVNDSVLEGELSGGKYLIYEVKHTAEDIQKAYSDIFQALQNQEYEMDNKPIMEKYTGDIISSPYCEVCVPVTA comes from the coding sequence GTGAAACATAAAGTCGAAACATTGCCACAGCATCGTATTGCCTATATGCGGCGGGTTGGTCAATATGGTCCCGCCAATATCGAAGTAATGGAGAAGCTAAAAAAATGGGCTAAGGAGAAAGGCCTTCTTGAATCTGGCACTCTATTTGCCATTCCGCAAGACAACCCAAAAACCACGATCCCTGATAACTGCAGATTTGATGCTTGCATTGTTATTCCTAATGATTATCAAGTCAATGATTCCGTTTTGGAAGGGGAGCTTTCTGGCGGAAAATATCTTATTTATGAAGTGAAACATACCGCAGAGGACATTCAAAAAGCATACTCAGATATTTTTCAAGCCCTGCAGAACCAAGAATATGAAATGGATAATAAACCCATTATGGAAAAATACACAGGAGATATAATTAGCAGCCCTTACTGTGAAGTATGTGTCCCTGTTACAGCGTAA
- a CDS encoding tetratricopeptide repeat protein encodes MHVPRLDIVYALVERLDIQIEYLLLEKDEELDAIKSLCRELIYYHDFMALELAIEELNHIIRKRGSSCPSRKMLLKYSSWYTAIIMHKREGKLIEAKKLLEKLVEENSCINDIDIDILNTLGQIHLELNQFKDARRFLNKAYQMVSAKPFQTEDFTLYPRTIYYFALTLYYLKNYDEALELCYTVLYYLEANQLIYYRGELCQLIGQLLMIDQHNEEACVYLKKAELLFALEDKKEHLPSIAKEKV; translated from the coding sequence ATGCATGTCCCGCGGCTGGATATTGTATATGCACTTGTCGAAAGGCTGGATATTCAAATAGAATATCTTCTGCTTGAAAAAGATGAGGAGCTGGATGCCATAAAATCATTATGCAGGGAGTTAATCTATTATCATGACTTTATGGCGTTGGAATTAGCCATAGAAGAACTGAACCATATTATCAGGAAACGGGGTTCATCCTGCCCGTCCAGAAAAATGCTATTAAAATACTCTTCCTGGTACACGGCAATTATAATGCATAAACGAGAGGGAAAGCTTATAGAAGCGAAGAAATTGCTTGAAAAGCTAGTGGAAGAGAATTCTTGTATAAACGATATTGATATTGATATTTTAAATACTCTAGGCCAGATTCACCTCGAGCTCAATCAATTTAAGGATGCACGCCGCTTTTTGAATAAGGCTTATCAGATGGTATCAGCCAAACCTTTTCAAACAGAAGACTTCACGCTGTATCCAAGAACCATCTATTATTTTGCCCTTACCTTGTATTATTTGAAGAACTACGATGAAGCGCTGGAATTATGTTACACGGTTCTTTATTATTTAGAAGCCAATCAATTAATCTATTATAGGGGAGAGCTTTGTCAATTGATTGGGCAGCTATTGATGATTGACCAGCATAATGAAGAAGCATGCGTTTATCTTAAAAAAGCAGAATTGTTATTTGCTTTAGAAGATAAGAAAGAGCATTTGCCCAGCATTGCAAAAGAGAAGGTGTGA
- a CDS encoding SagB family peptide dehydrogenase: MEGTRMKEIPNKLQQIKEQLLDVTDIDQIKITHELIDDTPYKTKNYLKYMHDEYYIQHHKAHLIQQSLKKIPLKANRERFQNQMLPDLISNRHSLRDYENKQVDFETFSNIIHYSFGVKNYGLGAYNQKKYPFKYTNSQGGLNYLDLYIVALNVEGLEQGLYYYDFIHNELCLMDAGNMRPLINDIHFQNEFTVYSNFICFIVADMERVVPKYYKRAYRFSHVDTGILTAYLQLIAEFHDLGSCSVAGYLEHKLEDLLGLSSNDYPIVSICFGYKPEEV; this comes from the coding sequence ATGGAAGGAACAAGAATGAAAGAAATTCCAAATAAACTGCAACAAATAAAAGAACAGCTTTTAGATGTGACCGATATAGACCAAATCAAAATCACCCATGAGCTGATTGATGATACGCCTTACAAAACGAAAAATTACTTGAAATATATGCATGATGAATATTACATTCAGCATCATAAGGCCCATCTCATACAGCAATCATTAAAGAAAATCCCCCTTAAGGCAAATAGGGAAAGATTTCAGAATCAAATGCTGCCGGATCTAATTTCCAACAGACATTCTTTGAGAGATTATGAAAACAAACAGGTAGATTTTGAGACTTTCAGCAACATCATTCATTACAGCTTTGGTGTAAAGAATTATGGACTGGGGGCATATAATCAAAAGAAATATCCTTTCAAGTACACGAACTCTCAAGGCGGTCTGAATTATTTAGATTTATACATTGTCGCTCTTAATGTTGAAGGATTAGAGCAAGGCTTATATTACTATGACTTTATCCATAACGAGCTTTGTTTAATGGACGCAGGCAACATGAGACCTCTGATTAATGATATTCATTTTCAAAATGAGTTCACTGTGTACAGCAATTTTATCTGTTTTATCGTTGCGGATATGGAAAGAGTTGTGCCGAAGTACTATAAAAGAGCGTATCGTTTTTCCCATGTTGATACCGGAATTCTTACTGCTTATTTACAGCTTATTGCAGAATTCCATGATCTGGGATCTTGCTCCGTGGCCGGATATTTGGAGCATAAACTTGAGGATTTGCTCGGTCTTTCCAGCAATGATTATCCTATTGTATCGATTTGTTTTGGTTATAAACCAGAGGAGGTTTAG
- a CDS encoding CPBP family intramembrane glutamic endopeptidase — translation MITQKALLLDLSYYFKGKVRLSAFFLSLIIGIQEEFIFRYYLFQHEYPILLLLIAGSICFGLIHISFSGYDVFSKAVLGAIC, via the coding sequence ATGATTACTCAAAAAGCCTTGCTCTTAGACTTGTCCTACTATTTTAAAGGGAAAGTCCGGTTATCAGCCTTTTTTCTATCTCTTATCATAGGAATACAGGAGGAGTTTATTTTCCGATACTATCTGTTTCAGCATGAATATCCCATCCTCTTGCTGCTTATTGCGGGAAGCATCTGTTTCGGCCTGATACATATTTCTTTCTCCGGCTATGATGTTTTTTCTAAAGCGGTATTAGGCGCCATTTGCTGA
- a CDS encoding ABC transporter ATP-binding protein, with protein sequence MQINVNSLIKKYGDKTVLDGITLSLQDPGVYLIAGPNGSGKSTLLEILVGLRDYNEGQVTINNQTVDRISMRNYVGFLTQNNTLRKNCTVAEELTLVKEIFNLDIDTYDYLKEFKLQEFYHQKTKMLSGGTKRRVLIAMLFMPKYRVVVLDEPVSGLDTFSRDEIWNMIRDYSQDNIVIVSDHYLNQAAQYSDYVYLLNKGKIVLHGKTDELIAEFERGFVIKTRKNYLKDLKQYINERDSLLDLKVSGSVYNFFIKKEDYDSFHSVNSSAKFNIHPVDLEDIYFYHTGELMKETE encoded by the coding sequence TTGCAAATTAACGTAAACTCCTTAATTAAAAAATACGGAGATAAAACGGTATTAGATGGAATCACTTTGTCCTTGCAGGATCCCGGGGTCTATTTAATTGCCGGACCGAACGGAAGCGGAAAATCAACGCTTCTAGAAATACTCGTGGGGCTTCGGGATTACAACGAAGGACAGGTTACCATCAATAATCAGACAGTGGACCGCATAAGTATGCGGAATTATGTAGGGTTTCTTACTCAAAACAATACTCTCCGCAAAAATTGTACAGTGGCAGAAGAATTAACCCTCGTCAAGGAGATATTTAATTTGGACATTGACACGTACGATTATTTGAAAGAGTTTAAGCTGCAAGAATTTTATCATCAAAAAACAAAAATGCTGTCTGGCGGAACAAAAAGAAGAGTGCTGATCGCCATGCTATTCATGCCCAAGTATCGCGTGGTCGTATTGGACGAACCTGTTTCAGGACTTGATACATTCAGCCGCGATGAGATATGGAATATGATTCGGGATTACTCGCAAGACAATATTGTGATTGTGTCTGATCATTATTTAAATCAGGCTGCGCAATACAGTGATTATGTATATTTACTGAATAAAGGAAAGATCGTTCTCCACGGCAAAACGGATGAGTTAATTGCAGAGTTCGAACGCGGATTTGTCATCAAGACAAGAAAAAATTATTTAAAAGATTTAAAACAGTATATCAATGAGCGCGACTCCCTGCTGGACTTAAAGGTTTCTGGTTCTGTTTATAACTTTTTCATTAAGAAGGAGGATTACGATTCCTTTCATTCAGTGAATTCTTCAGCAAAATTCAACATACACCCAGTGGACTTGGAGGATATTTACTTTTATCACACAGGAGAATTAATGAAGGAAACGGAGTGA
- a CDS encoding ABC transporter permease — protein sequence MAFFKVEMKALLREPVSIFFMVVLPIILTIVFGGAFGSERTQYGENVLGIDTVVPVNIVFLLANAGLMGIPITILELKEQGVLKSYHTYPINIRSYFSSLALTFSAVSIASTFLFVTLSFTVYDASYYMNFTETLSFIFLYFLIIYVFYAIGFLIALFIKSARTANLVSSGFFMALLFTSGIVLPLDSLPQYVQYAAKAFPMSHSVEITQMLWIGELSIRESLGSLLYLLLLAAGLYILLRSVKIRWDS from the coding sequence ATGGCATTTTTTAAGGTTGAAATGAAAGCATTATTAAGAGAGCCCGTTTCAATTTTTTTCATGGTAGTTCTGCCCATTATTTTGACGATTGTCTTTGGCGGAGCTTTTGGGAGTGAGAGAACGCAATATGGCGAAAACGTTCTGGGCATCGATACAGTCGTTCCTGTTAATATCGTGTTTCTGCTGGCAAATGCCGGGTTAATGGGCATTCCGATCACCATACTGGAACTGAAGGAACAAGGAGTGCTAAAGAGTTATCATACCTATCCTATCAATATCAGAAGCTATTTTTCTTCATTAGCTCTTACGTTTTCAGCCGTCAGCATTGCGTCTACTTTTCTTTTTGTTACATTGTCATTTACCGTCTATGATGCTTCTTATTACATGAATTTCACAGAGACGCTATCTTTTATATTTCTTTACTTTCTGATCATTTATGTCTTTTATGCAATAGGCTTTTTAATTGCACTATTCATAAAATCAGCAAGAACCGCCAATCTGGTTTCTTCCGGTTTTTTCATGGCATTGCTATTCACATCGGGGATTGTTCTTCCGCTGGATTCTTTGCCGCAATATGTTCAATATGCCGCCAAAGCTTTTCCAATGTCGCACAGTGTAGAGATTACGCAAATGCTGTGGATCGGCGAGCTTTCCATCCGTGAATCACTTGGAAGCCTCTTGTATTTGCTCTTGCTGGCAGCCGGCCTATATATCCTATTAAGGAGTGTGAAGATCAGATGGGACTCGTAA
- a CDS encoding YcaO-like family protein, protein MGLVKAKKRVKINIQNKRKISEPPFLEYEDYTNYKEMSSYLGYFNLIKKLDVVMAPSSEIPLYIGNCEFMNINYFFNYLLRRTSMSVKLNESIFAGGKGFTLYKAICSSLGEAFERLMACLEYFEQKERIVLGSYLDLQRQGMKAIHPKEIRNFSADQLTEENFLFEEFHEDTYTSWMQMEELNTGDSIYIPACLILMYYKPQSTAEKRIGYATSGGLTSHYLEQHGIEHGLMEIIERHEINLSWYCKIKTEEIIIDQIHNKQLKRFKDYIQEKNIRFFRHNVDQQNFHVITAMSFDDDMTKYSFNTGGGISPDIERAILASMEEYTQAVNNTRKIVYAPNWLTSKFSNGVLDLRLPRLKTQALNLTVKRVGFLND, encoded by the coding sequence ATGGGACTCGTAAAGGCAAAGAAAAGAGTCAAGATCAATATTCAAAACAAAAGAAAGATATCTGAGCCTCCTTTCCTTGAATATGAAGATTACACTAATTATAAAGAGATGAGCAGCTATTTAGGCTATTTTAATCTCATAAAAAAGCTGGATGTTGTCATGGCGCCCTCTTCCGAAATTCCGCTTTACATCGGAAATTGTGAATTTATGAACATCAACTACTTCTTTAATTATTTATTAAGAAGAACGAGCATGAGCGTTAAGTTAAATGAATCCATTTTCGCTGGCGGAAAAGGCTTTACTTTATACAAAGCCATTTGCTCTTCCCTTGGAGAAGCGTTTGAACGGCTGATGGCCTGCCTTGAGTATTTCGAACAAAAAGAACGAATTGTACTAGGATCTTATCTCGACCTTCAAAGACAAGGAATGAAGGCCATTCACCCCAAAGAAATCAGAAATTTTTCAGCAGACCAGTTGACAGAGGAAAACTTTTTATTTGAAGAGTTTCACGAGGACACCTATACGAGCTGGATGCAAATGGAGGAATTAAACACGGGAGATTCCATCTATATACCGGCTTGTCTCATTCTTATGTATTATAAGCCCCAAAGCACAGCAGAAAAGAGGATAGGCTACGCTACTTCCGGCGGGCTTACCTCCCATTACCTAGAGCAGCATGGCATTGAACACGGGCTGATGGAGATCATAGAGCGGCATGAAATAAATTTATCTTGGTACTGCAAAATCAAAACCGAAGAAATCATTATAGATCAAATTCATAATAAACAATTGAAAAGATTTAAAGACTATATTCAAGAAAAAAACATACGGTTCTTTCGGCATAATGTAGACCAGCAAAACTTTCACGTTATTACAGCCATGTCCTTTGACGATGATATGACAAAATACTCCTTTAATACAGGAGGCGGCATTTCACCAGATATTGAAAGAGCTATCCTTGCTTCCATGGAGGAATATACACAAGCTGTTAATAATACGAGGAAAATCGTCTATGCTCCTAACTGGCTGACTTCTAAATTTTCAAATGGAGTACTGGATTTGAGACTCCCACGTCTAAAGACGCAAGCCCTAAACCTTACGGTTAAACGGGTGGGATTCTTGAATGACTAA
- a CDS encoding RNA-guided endonuclease InsQ/TnpB family protein: protein PIRALLIDKENRNFNLLKHKLGTLRITKKSNKWIAQISVTTPTPQKTGFKVMGVDLGLKVPAVAVTDDGKVRFFGNGRQNKYKKRKFRSVRKALGKKKKLNAIRSSKNKEQRWMKDQDHKVSRAIVNFAKENEISVIRLEQLANIRQTTRTSRKNEKNLHTWSFYHLSQFIEYKAKLEGIKVEYVNPVYTSQTCPNCSEKNKAQDRKYKCKCGFEKHRDLVGAMNIRCAPVIDGNSQSA from the coding sequence GCCTATTCGGGCTTTATTAATTGATAAGGAAAATCGAAATTTCAATTTGCTGAAACATAAGTTAGGCACATTGCGTATCACGAAAAAGTCAAATAAATGGATCGCACAAATTTCTGTCACTACGCCTACTCCTCAAAAAACGGGATTCAAGGTTATGGGAGTTGACTTAGGTTTAAAAGTTCCGGCTGTTGCAGTAACTGATGACGGAAAAGTGCGTTTCTTTGGTAACGGCAGACAGAATAAATATAAAAAGAGAAAGTTTCGTTCTGTTCGTAAAGCATTAGGCAAAAAGAAAAAATTAAATGCTATCCGCAGTTCAAAAAACAAGGAACAGCGTTGGATGAAAGATCAAGACCATAAAGTAAGTCGTGCGATTGTTAATTTTGCTAAAGAAAATGAAATCTCTGTCATTCGTTTAGAACAATTAGCGAATATCAGACAGACGACAAGAACAAGTCGTAAAAACGAAAAGAATTTGCATACATGGTCCTTTTATCATCTATCTCAATTTATTGAGTACAAGGCCAAGTTAGAAGGCATTAAGGTTGAATATGTGAATCCTGTTTATACGAGTCAAACATGTCCTAACTGTTCTGAAAAGAACAAAGCACAAGACCGCAAATACAAGTGTAAATGCGGATTCGAGAAACATCGTGATCTAGTAGGTGCTATGAATATTCGATGTGCACCTGTGATTGATGGTAATAGTCAATCAGCATAG
- the tnpA gene encoding IS200/IS605 family transposase — MEDYRRTTTTVSFINYHFVFCPRYRRKIFLDNKVEKRFKEMVHEICEPLKIQVIALECDKDHAHMFLNVLPTLSPANIMAKIKGVTSKQLREEFPHLRHLPSLWTRSYFVSTAGNVSSQTIKRYVEQQKTRG; from the coding sequence ATGGAAGATTATAGAAGAACTACTACAACCGTATCATTCATTAACTATCATTTTGTGTTTTGTCCTCGATACAGAAGAAAAATATTTCTTGACAACAAGGTAGAAAAGAGATTCAAAGAAATGGTGCACGAAATATGCGAACCACTAAAAATACAAGTGATTGCTTTAGAATGTGACAAAGACCATGCACACATGTTTCTCAATGTACTACCTACACTAAGCCCTGCAAACATCATGGCAAAAATCAAAGGAGTGACATCTAAACAGTTGCGAGAAGAATTTCCGCACCTGCGACACCTGCCAAGTTTGTGGACACGTTCTTATTTTGTTTCTACTGCTGGAAACGTATCAAGTCAAACTATAAAGCGATATGTTGAACAACAAAAAACAAGGGGGTGA
- a CDS encoding ABC transporter ATP-binding protein encodes MVQINISNVQKFINDKQIIKSANMDIYGGEICALIGPNGVGKTTLLKCLLGLVFPDQGSIKVNGKLLSESSRAEILKQIGTVFSFPSSISSMTISQLFNEHFHYLQLEEPGSYQEILKKLDLEVPLTTKIGKLSLGMKQRLQLAMALSHQPNILILDEPFNGLDVDGINLIKKVLTDLKKKGISILITSHSLSELEDFASSVVFMMNGETYEKKSVQNIIQEYGGGLQEYYQFLKGDNR; translated from the coding sequence TTGGTACAAATAAATATTTCTAATGTTCAAAAGTTTATAAATGACAAACAAATTATAAAATCGGCTAATATGGATATTTATGGAGGAGAGATTTGTGCCCTTATTGGACCGAACGGAGTTGGCAAAACTACGCTACTTAAATGTTTATTAGGTTTAGTATTTCCAGATCAAGGTTCTATTAAGGTAAATGGTAAATTGCTTTCAGAATCATCACGTGCTGAAATATTAAAACAAATAGGGACGGTTTTTTCATTTCCTTCAAGTATTTCTAGCATGACGATCTCCCAATTATTTAACGAGCATTTTCATTATCTTCAATTAGAAGAGCCTGGATCATATCAAGAGATACTAAAAAAACTTGATTTAGAAGTTCCGCTTACAACAAAAATAGGGAAATTGTCTTTAGGGATGAAACAACGTCTTCAATTGGCAATGGCACTCTCTCACCAGCCTAATATACTCATATTAGATGAGCCTTTTAATGGACTTGATGTTGATGGTATAAACTTAATAAAAAAAGTCCTTACTGATTTGAAGAAAAAGGGTATATCTATACTTATTACGAGCCACTCTTTGTCAGAGCTTGAAGACTTTGCTTCTAGTGTTGTATTCATGATGAATGGTGAAACTTATGAAAAAAAATCTGTTCAAAACATCATTCAAGAATATGGGGGCGGGCTTCAGGAGTATTATCAATTTCTAAAAGGAGACAATCGATAA
- a CDS encoding ABC transporter permease, whose amino-acid sequence MKKNIPIYSKETGLILNMKKLWGLIRWSLVRHKYLLPTFSIIQAAFALAIVYGLALLIPDINESSAIYLSSGAISLGIIAVGCVLAAQMVSTSKQDGIFKYQRTLPVARTAILLSDIIIWCIASLPGVFMGCLAAMLRFDINVYITPLSCLIIVVAQITMICIGFAIAYCLPPNIMALATQLIMIGGLLFSPITYPIDRLPEWSANIYQFLPFVPAADLLRSSIFHFGTFSFIDLFVVILWAVVVFLISLIALSKRE is encoded by the coding sequence ATGAAAAAGAATATACCCATCTATAGTAAAGAAACTGGGCTTATTCTTAACATGAAAAAGCTCTGGGGCTTAATCCGCTGGAGCCTTGTTAGGCATAAATATTTGTTGCCTACTTTTAGCATTATACAAGCAGCTTTTGCTTTAGCTATTGTCTATGGTCTTGCCTTGCTAATTCCAGATATTAATGAATCCTCAGCGATATATTTATCTTCAGGAGCCATTTCTCTTGGGATTATCGCAGTTGGATGTGTATTAGCAGCACAAATGGTTAGTACCTCAAAACAGGATGGTATTTTTAAATACCAAAGGACATTGCCGGTTGCACGTACTGCGATATTACTTTCAGATATCATCATATGGTGTATTGCATCATTGCCCGGAGTTTTCATGGGATGTCTAGCTGCCATGCTTCGTTTTGATATTAATGTGTATATAACTCCATTAAGTTGTCTAATCATTGTGGTAGCACAAATAACTATGATTTGTATCGGGTTTGCTATTGCTTATTGTTTACCGCCTAATATTATGGCATTAGCTACCCAGTTGATCATGATAGGGGGATTACTTTTTTCCCCAATAACCTACCCTATAGACAGGCTTCCAGAATGGTCGGCTAATATTTATCAATTTCTTCCATTCGTACCAGCAGCGGATTTGTTGCGTTCTTCCATATTTCACTTTGGAACCTTTTCTTTCATTGATTTGTTCGTTGTAATATTATGGGCTGTTGTTGTATTTCTAATATCTCTTATCGCACTTTCTAAAAGGGAGTAA
- a CDS encoding ABC transporter ATP-binding protein, producing MNKNKITTECLQINSISKSYKRGNVKANCDISAIFYLNEIVAIIGHNGAGKTTLLNQIIGNVKPDHGDIIYQGKSFVRNTKLARELVSMMPQFHAPLSGVTLRQSIESVLYIRGISGKHNKKYVDEILADLNIEQWADRPGEKLSGGLQRLASFAMAVVCPPPIILLDEPTNDVDPVRRKLVWKYMRNLANNGHIVIVVTHNLLEAEQYVDRFLLFDRGLLIKDEPARGMNGQMMSNILSVVLNDWNYLSDLPDSIETRFIEDEMQVVFTLSSQQIPDAIDWVLSLIKQGKIVNYKLSSASLEASYGGVTDEKEYTHL from the coding sequence ATGAATAAAAATAAAATTACTACAGAGTGTTTGCAGATTAATTCAATATCCAAATCTTATAAACGTGGAAACGTGAAGGCTAATTGTGATATTTCAGCTATATTTTATCTAAATGAAATAGTAGCTATTATTGGTCATAATGGAGCTGGCAAAACGACATTATTGAACCAAATTATTGGTAATGTAAAGCCTGATCACGGTGACATCATTTATCAAGGTAAATCTTTTGTTCGTAACACAAAGCTGGCTAGAGAACTAGTCTCTATGATGCCGCAGTTTCACGCGCCGTTATCTGGAGTTACTTTACGTCAATCTATAGAGTCAGTTTTATATATTCGGGGTATTTCTGGAAAGCACAATAAAAAATATGTTGATGAAATATTAGCGGATTTAAATATTGAACAGTGGGCTGACAGACCTGGAGAAAAGCTTTCGGGTGGTTTACAACGATTAGCGTCTTTCGCAATGGCCGTTGTATGTCCTCCGCCTATTATTTTGCTTGATGAACCTACAAATGATGTAGATCCTGTGAGACGAAAATTGGTTTGGAAGTATATGAGGAATTTGGCCAATAACGGGCATATTGTAATAGTTGTCACTCATAATCTATTGGAAGCTGAACAATATGTTGATCGCTTTCTATTATTTGATCGCGGTCTTCTGATTAAAGATGAGCCCGCTAGAGGAATGAATGGACAAATGATGTCAAATATCCTTTCTGTTGTTTTGAATGATTGGAATTATTTATCTGATTTACCAGACTCTATTGAGACTAGATTTATAGAGGATGAAATGCAAGTCGTCTTTACTCTTTCATCTCAGCAAATTCCTGATGCAATTGATTGGGTGCTAAGCCTAATTAAACAAGGGAAAATCGTTAACTACAAACTTTCTTCGGCATCACTGGAAGCGTCATACGGGGGGGTAACAGATGAAAAAGAATATACCCATCTATAG